From one Anguilla rostrata isolate EN2019 chromosome 12, ASM1855537v3, whole genome shotgun sequence genomic stretch:
- the LOC135236234 gene encoding uncharacterized protein LOC135236234, with translation MDEEIKSSSNPEVKSFFGFGKKDKDKEKDKGKEHKKSDCKDKSKDGKDKKEKHGKKKEGKDKKKKDDGSGSGSSSGSSSDSD, from the exons ATGGATGAGGAAATCAAGAGTTCCAGCAACCCAGAAGTGAAGAGCTTTTTTGGATTTGGGAAAAAGGACAAGGACAAGGAAAAGGACAAGGGCAAAGAGCATAAAAAG AGCGACTGCAAAGACAAGAGCAAGGATGGAAAAGACAAGAAAGAAAAGCATGGGAAAAAGAAGGAGGGTAAAGACAAGAAGAAAAAGGATgatgggagtgggagtgggtcTTCCTCAGGCTCTTCGTCCGACTCTGATTAA